The following coding sequences lie in one Lolium perenne isolate Kyuss_39 chromosome 2, Kyuss_2.0, whole genome shotgun sequence genomic window:
- the LOC127329419 gene encoding receptor-like serine/threonine-protein kinase SD1-7 isoform X1 produces the protein MSMHCSLIFFLLFLTSLCKSDDQLTHAKPLTHSEMLISMSGNFALGFFSPTTSNKSFYLGIWYHGMPEPRTIVWIANRDDPIITLSSAMLTVTNNSDMVLSDSEGQNIWMTARNITAGAAIAHAVLLDSGNFVLRLPDGTGIWQSFDHPTDTILPSMKFLMSYKAQVVQRLVAWKGPDDPSSGDFSCSSDPSSPNLQFFTWNKTQPYCRIGVESGMSVSGGTYVTNTSFILYQTTIYSGDEFYYMFTISGDPAFTRIMLDYTGKLKFLSWNNHSSSWEIISERPAAACDLYASCGPFSYCDFTRIIPACQCLGGFEPVDGTDFSKGCWRKKELKCGKQSHFVALPGMMVPDKFLHLQNRSFDECVAYCSRNCSCMAYAYANLSGVGALGDPSRCLVWSEELTDIKKLLSGENLYLRLTDSQVEKKSRSLKIVLPIVAFLLLLTSIALVLMYKNRAGQWRKKENQKKLVLGYFSTTNELEGENTEFPFVSFEDILSATNCFADSNLIGQEGFGKVYKGTLEGGNVVAVKRLSKGSTQGIIEFKNEVVLIAKLQHKNLVRLLGCCIHEDEKLLIYEYLPNKSLDAFLFDSTQRIVLDWLTRFNIIKGIARGLLYLHQDSRLTIIHRDLKASNILLDIRMTPKISDFGMARIFGADQNQANTTRVVGTYGYMSPEYAMRGAFSVKSDTYSFGVLLLEIVSGLKISSPHLITMFSGLIAYAWKLWADGKAIELVDTSVVASCPLNEVLRCIHVGLLCVQDYANDRPLMSSVMFMLENEAVLLPAPKQPVYCALNNRGDGEGSESMDNSLNAMSITTLEGR, from the exons ATGTCTATGCACTGCagtctcatcttcttcctcctattCTTGACTTCACTCTGCAAATCCGATGACCAACTCACACATGCAAAGCCACTCACTCATAGTGAAATGCTTATCTCCATGAGCGGAAATTTTGCTCTCGGCTTCTTTTCTCCGACCACCTCCAACAAGAGCTTCTACCTTGGCATATGGTACCACGGCATGCCTGAACCACGCACCATAGTTTGGATCGCCAACCGAGACGATCCAATAATTACCCTTTCGTCCGCGATGCTCACTGTCACCAACAATTCTGACATGGTCTTATCTGACTCCGAAGGCCAGAATATTTGGATGACAGCAAGAAATATCACCGCTGGAGCTGCTATAGCTCACGCAGTGCTACTTGACTCGGGGAACTTTGTCCTCCGGTTGCCTGACGGCACGGGCATATGGCAAAGCTTCGATCACCCCACTGACACAATACTTCCATCCATGAAGTTTTTGATGAGCTACAAGGCACAAGTTGTCCAACGGCTCGTTGCTTGGAAGGGCCCTGATGACCCATCTTCTGGTGATTTCTCCTGTAGCAGCGATCCAAGCTCTCCAAACCttcaattcttcacttggaacaaGACCCAGCCATACTGCCGTATTGGTGTCGAGAGCGGGATGTCAGTGTCCGGTGGCACATATGTAACCAATACCAGCTTCATCTTGTACCAAACAACTATCTACTCTGGTGACGAGTTCTACTATATGTTCACAATCTCTGGCGACCCAGCCTTCACACGCATCATGCTTGACTACACTGGAAAGTTAAAGTTTCTAAGCTGGAACAATCACTCATCATCATGGGAAATCATCAGTGAACGCCCCGCTGCTGCATGCGACCTCTATGCATCATGTGGTCCGTTCAGTTATTGCGACTTCACTCGGATAATCCCAGCATGCCAATGTCTTGGCGGGTTTGAGCCTGTCGATGGTACTGACTTCTCCAAAGGATGTTGGAGAAAGAAAGAGTTGAAATGTGGCAAGCAAAGTCATTTCGTGGCCTTGCCTGGGATGATGGTTCCTGACAAGTTCTTGCATTTACAGAACAGAAGCTTCGATGAGTGTGTGGCTTACTGCAGCCGCAACTGCTCGTGCATGGCTTACGCTTATGCCAACTTGAGCGGTGTTGGTGCTTTGGGTGACCCATCAAGGTGCTTGGTCTGGTCAGAGGAGCTTACTGACATTAAGAAGCTTCTCTCCGGCGAGAACCTGTACCTCCGACTTACGGATTCTCAGG TGGAAAAGAAGAGCAGGTCATTAAAGATTGTACTCCCAATTGTAGCATTCCTACTGCTACTGACAAGCATAGCACTTGTCTTGATGTACAAAAACAGAG CGGGCCAATGGCGAAAGAAGGAAAATCAGAAGAAACTGGTGCTAGGATACTTTAGCACAACCAATGAACTTGAAGGAGAAAACACTGAATTTCCATTTGTTAGCTTTGAAGACATCCTTTCAGCAACAAATTGTTTTGCTGATTCCAACCTTATTGGACAGGAAGGCTTTGGAAAAGTTTACAAG GGCACACTGGAAGGTGGAAATGTGGTTGCTGTGAAAAGGCTTAGTAAAGGTTCTACACAAGGTATAATAGAGTTCAAAAATGAAGTAGTTCTAATTGCCAAACTGCAGCACAAGAACCTTGTCAGACTTCTTGGGTGCTGCATTCATGAGGATGAGAAGTTATTAATCTACGAATACTTACCTAACAAAAGTCTGGATGCCTTTCTTTTCG ATTCGACACAAAGAATTGTGCTTGATTGGTTGACTCGGTTCAACATAATTAAAGGAATAGCAAGAGGCCTTCTTTATCTCCATCAAGATTCAAGATTAACAATAATTCACAGAGATCTCAAAGCAAGCAACATCCTATTGGACAtaagaatgactccaaaaatttcAGATTTTGGTATGGCAAGAATATTTGGTGCAGATCAGAACCAAGCAAATACTACCCGGGTTGTTGGGACGTA TGGTTACATGTCACCTGAATATGCGATGAGAGGTGCGTTTTCTGTAAAATCAGACACTTACAGCTTTGGTGTTCTTCTCTTGGAGATTGTTAGTGGCTTGAAGATCAGCTCACCTCATCTCATAACAATGTTTTCCGGCCTTATCGCTTAC GCATGGAAATTATGGGCAGATGGAAAAGCAATTGAACTGGTGGACACTTCGGTTGTGGCGAGCTGCCCACTCAACGAAGTTCTACGGTGTATCCATGTGGGACTCTTGTGTGTTCAAGACTATGCTAATGATAGGCCACTAATGTCATCAGTTATGTTCATGTTAGAGAACGAAGCTGTGCTCCTTCCAGCTCCAAAGCAACCTGTATATTGTGCTCTGAATAACCGAGGAGATGGAGAAGGAAGTGAGAGCATGGACAATTCCCTGAACGCAATGAGTATCACAACACTCGAGGGTCGCTAG
- the LOC127329419 gene encoding G-type lectin S-receptor-like serine/threonine-protein kinase B120 isoform X2 yields MAYAYANLSGVGALGDPSRCLVWSEELTDIKKLLSGENLYLRLTDSQVEKKSRSLKIVLPIVAFLLLLTSIALVLMYKNRAGQWRKKENQKKLVLGYFSTTNELEGENTEFPFVSFEDILSATNCFADSNLIGQEGFGKVYKGTLEGGNVVAVKRLSKGSTQGIIEFKNEVVLIAKLQHKNLVRLLGCCIHEDEKLLIYEYLPNKSLDAFLFDSTQRIVLDWLTRFNIIKGIARGLLYLHQDSRLTIIHRDLKASNILLDIRMTPKISDFGMARIFGADQNQANTTRVVGTYGYMSPEYAMRGAFSVKSDTYSFGVLLLEIVSGLKISSPHLITMFSGLIAYAWKLWADGKAIELVDTSVVASCPLNEVLRCIHVGLLCVQDYANDRPLMSSVMFMLENEAVLLPAPKQPVYCALNNRGDGEGSESMDNSLNAMSITTLEGR; encoded by the exons ATGGCTTACGCTTATGCCAACTTGAGCGGTGTTGGTGCTTTGGGTGACCCATCAAGGTGCTTGGTCTGGTCAGAGGAGCTTACTGACATTAAGAAGCTTCTCTCCGGCGAGAACCTGTACCTCCGACTTACGGATTCTCAGG TGGAAAAGAAGAGCAGGTCATTAAAGATTGTACTCCCAATTGTAGCATTCCTACTGCTACTGACAAGCATAGCACTTGTCTTGATGTACAAAAACAGAG CGGGCCAATGGCGAAAGAAGGAAAATCAGAAGAAACTGGTGCTAGGATACTTTAGCACAACCAATGAACTTGAAGGAGAAAACACTGAATTTCCATTTGTTAGCTTTGAAGACATCCTTTCAGCAACAAATTGTTTTGCTGATTCCAACCTTATTGGACAGGAAGGCTTTGGAAAAGTTTACAAG GGCACACTGGAAGGTGGAAATGTGGTTGCTGTGAAAAGGCTTAGTAAAGGTTCTACACAAGGTATAATAGAGTTCAAAAATGAAGTAGTTCTAATTGCCAAACTGCAGCACAAGAACCTTGTCAGACTTCTTGGGTGCTGCATTCATGAGGATGAGAAGTTATTAATCTACGAATACTTACCTAACAAAAGTCTGGATGCCTTTCTTTTCG ATTCGACACAAAGAATTGTGCTTGATTGGTTGACTCGGTTCAACATAATTAAAGGAATAGCAAGAGGCCTTCTTTATCTCCATCAAGATTCAAGATTAACAATAATTCACAGAGATCTCAAAGCAAGCAACATCCTATTGGACAtaagaatgactccaaaaatttcAGATTTTGGTATGGCAAGAATATTTGGTGCAGATCAGAACCAAGCAAATACTACCCGGGTTGTTGGGACGTA TGGTTACATGTCACCTGAATATGCGATGAGAGGTGCGTTTTCTGTAAAATCAGACACTTACAGCTTTGGTGTTCTTCTCTTGGAGATTGTTAGTGGCTTGAAGATCAGCTCACCTCATCTCATAACAATGTTTTCCGGCCTTATCGCTTAC GCATGGAAATTATGGGCAGATGGAAAAGCAATTGAACTGGTGGACACTTCGGTTGTGGCGAGCTGCCCACTCAACGAAGTTCTACGGTGTATCCATGTGGGACTCTTGTGTGTTCAAGACTATGCTAATGATAGGCCACTAATGTCATCAGTTATGTTCATGTTAGAGAACGAAGCTGTGCTCCTTCCAGCTCCAAAGCAACCTGTATATTGTGCTCTGAATAACCGAGGAGATGGAGAAGGAAGTGAGAGCATGGACAATTCCCTGAACGCAATGAGTATCACAACACTCGAGGGTCGCTAG